From Terriglobales bacterium, one genomic window encodes:
- a CDS encoding type IV pilus twitching motility protein PilT: MHIDDLLRIAMERKASDLHLKVGNYPHLRVDGELTPLTEQPRISAEEMLNMAFSMMSNRQKQKFKEAAELDMAYGVAGLGRFRVNVFQQRGNVGLVLRVIPTKIRPLEELYMPKIIEQICDEARGMVLVTGVTGSGKSTTLAAMIDRINSTQPEHIITIEDPIEFLHRDKKGFVNQREVEVDTPSFASALRASLRQDPDVILVGEMRDLETIGTALHAAETGHMVFSTLHTLDATETINRIISVFPPPEQKQIRLQLAAVLKAIVSQRLIKRADAAGRVPAVEVLISTGYIRECIITPEKTRLIAEALSAGVSQYGMQTFDQSLYDLYTQGMITYETALENASNPDDFKLRVQGIASTAEATRGEMQQAGRS, encoded by the coding sequence ATGCATATTGACGATCTGCTTCGCATCGCAATGGAACGCAAGGCTTCGGACTTGCACCTGAAGGTGGGCAACTACCCGCATCTGCGGGTGGATGGCGAACTGACCCCGCTCACCGAGCAGCCCCGCATCTCCGCCGAGGAGATGCTCAACATGGCGTTCAGCATGATGTCCAACCGCCAGAAGCAGAAGTTCAAGGAGGCGGCGGAGCTGGACATGGCCTACGGCGTCGCCGGCCTGGGCCGCTTCCGCGTCAACGTCTTCCAGCAGCGCGGTAACGTGGGGCTGGTGCTGCGCGTCATTCCCACCAAGATCCGGCCGCTGGAAGAGCTGTACATGCCCAAGATCATCGAGCAGATCTGCGACGAAGCTCGCGGCATGGTGCTGGTGACGGGCGTGACCGGCTCGGGCAAATCCACCACGCTGGCGGCCATGATCGACCGCATCAACTCCACCCAGCCCGAACACATCATCACCATCGAAGACCCGATCGAGTTCCTGCACCGCGACAAGAAGGGATTCGTGAACCAGCGCGAGGTCGAAGTCGATACACCCTCGTTCGCCTCCGCGCTGCGCGCCAGCCTGCGCCAGGACCCCGACGTCATCCTGGTAGGCGAGATGCGCGACCTGGAAACCATCGGCACCGCGCTGCACGCCGCCGAGACCGGCCACATGGTGTTCTCCACGCTGCACACGCTGGACGCCACCGAGACCATCAACCGCATCATCTCCGTGTTTCCGCCGCCGGAGCAGAAGCAGATCCGGCTGCAGCTCGCCGCCGTGCTCAAGGCCATCGTCAGCCAGCGCCTCATCAAGCGCGCCGATGCCGCTGGCCGCGTGCCCGCCGTCGAGGTGCTCATCTCCACCGGCTACATTCGCGAGTGCATCATCACGCCGGAGAAAACGCGGCTCATCGCTGAGGCGCTGTCGGCCGGGGTCTCGCAATATGGCATGCAGACTTTCGACCAGTCCCTGTACGACCTCTATACCCAGGGCATGATCACCTACGAAACGGCGCTCGAGAACGCCTCCAACCCTGACGACTTCAAGCTGCGCGTCCAGGGCATCGCCTCCACCGCCGAAGCCACGCGTGGGGAGATGCAACAGGCCGGACGCAGCTAG
- a CDS encoding regulatory protein RecX, whose translation MFRRSRKPLDEPALYEYAVGALARKMRTVAELKRLLRQRVVPGEEGEALVESVVRKLKDQKYLNDSAYAAAYSSFRRENEKFGRLRVITDLKVKGVHGDIIEKAVDEAYRGQSEEKLARQFLQRRRLKKPASQKDAARVFRTLARAGFTTRAIMQILKKWDVEDEVLTALESEQD comes from the coding sequence ATGTTCCGCCGCTCTCGCAAGCCGCTCGATGAGCCCGCGCTTTACGAGTATGCCGTGGGCGCGCTCGCCCGCAAGATGCGCACCGTGGCTGAACTTAAGCGCCTGCTGCGCCAGCGGGTCGTGCCCGGCGAGGAAGGCGAGGCGCTGGTCGAGAGCGTCGTCCGCAAGCTGAAGGACCAGAAGTACCTGAACGATTCCGCCTACGCCGCAGCCTATTCCAGCTTCCGCCGCGAGAATGAGAAGTTCGGCCGCTTGCGCGTCATCACCGACTTGAAGGTCAAGGGCGTGCACGGCGACATCATCGAAAAAGCCGTGGATGAAGCCTACCGCGGCCAGAGCGAAGAGAAGCTGGCGCGCCAGTTCCTCCAGCGTCGCCGCCTGAAGAAACCGGCGAGCCAGAAAGACGCCGCCCGCGTCTTCCGCACCCTGGCGCGAGCCGGCTTCACCACCCGCGCCATCATGCAAATCCTCAAGAAGTGGGATGTCGAGGACGAGGTGCTGACCGCGCTGGAGAGCGAGCAGGATTAG